From Corynebacterium pseudotuberculosis:
TCGACAATGGCTATGACCGTGTTCTAGTTGACGCTCCCTGTTCAGGATTAGGAGCGCTGCGTCGTCGCCCTGATGCTCGCTGGCGTAAACGGGAATCAGATATTGCTGAGCTGGTTCCGTTACAAAGGGAACTTCTCGCCTCTGCATGTGAACTCGTTCGTCCTGGTGGTGTTGTGGTGTACTCAACATGCTCACCAGATTTACGTGAGACCCGAGAGATTGTTGACTATGCGTTGTCCGACCTAGGAATGGTGGAAGAAGACGCAGCTACTCTGGTGCCCGAGATGTCTGATACCGGAGAATATAAATCTGTTCAGATGTGGCCGCATCAACATGGAACCGATGCCATGTTCTTTGCTGTTTTGAAAAAGCCACGTGCATAAAAATATTTTTAAAAACCCGGATTGGCTTCGCAGGATAGCGCTTCTTATTTCTTGACTCTGAAAGCACGGCTAAAATACTGAGTTATGACAACAGAAGCGCGCCAACCCATTATCGCTCCGTCGATTCTTTCCGCTGATTTTTCCAAATTAGGGGAAGAAATAGCAGAAGTGTCGCACGCCGACTGGATCCATGTGGACATTATGGACGGCCATTTTGTTCCTAATCTCTCTTTTGGCGCTGACATCACAAAAGCCGCACATGCATCGACGGAACAACCCCTTGACGTTCACCTCATGATTGAGGAACCTGAAAAATGGGTAGACCACTACATCGATGCTGGTGCTAGCTGCGTGATCTTCCACGTAGAAGCCACGTCCGACCCCAGTGCGCTGGCACACCATATTAGATCCCGAGGCGTCCGCGCAGGGTTTTCTTTGCGTCCTGGCACCACTATTGAGCCGTATCTACCCCAACTGTCGGACTTTGATCAGGTTTTGGTGATGAGCGTAGAGCCTGGGTTCGGGGGCCAAAAATTTATGCCTGATCAGCTTGAAAAAGTTAGGAAGTTGCGTCAAGAGATTGATAGCCGAAATCTAGACGTTATCATCGAAATCGATGGAGGAATTTCTGCAGACACCATAGCGCAGGCCGCAGAAGCAGGTTGTGATGCATTTGTAGCTGGTTCCGCAGTATATAAACACAAGGATCGCAATGCGGCGATCGATGAGCTCCGTGAATTGGCACAGCGTGCGCGGTGAAAAGAAAATTGGTTTGCCCTTTGGCGTTAATAGTCAAGGGACGAGTCTTTTCTCGGACTATAGGGATTTAAACAGTTACGGTCTTTCTGAATCGGTCATAGCCGGTTTATATGAGGCTGTTGCACAAGGAGAATTAGCCCAGGGGTCAACGAGTCCTAACCCACCGGTCGGGGCCGCCATAGTTTCTGCACAAGGAGATATCGTCGGAGTCGGCTACACCCAACCAGTGGGAGGGCCTCATGCTGAGGTAATGGCACTTCAGTCGGCGGGAGGCGCTGCTCGGGGAGCTACGATTGTGGTGACACTGGAACCGTGCCAGCATCAGGGAAGAACCGGACCGTGTACCCAGGCACTTCTTGATGCAGGGATCGCTGAGGTTGTTTATTGTCTTAAAGACCCCGGCAGAAAAGAAGGTGGCGGACATGAGTTTTTGCAGAAAAATGGAGTTCGCGTCACCTTTTTGGATGTGCCGGTTCGGGCTCTACGGCCGTGGTTGCAAGCTCAAAAGCTACAACGCCCCTATGTGGTGGGAAAATCGGCTCATACGGTAGACGGTTTTATTGCGGCAGTTGACGGCACCTCTCAATGGATTACGAGTGAAGTCGCGCGTAGTTATGCGATTAGTCAGAGGAAGCTTTTTGACGCAATCGTCGTAGGGACCGGGACTGCTTTGGCCGATAATCCGAGACTTACCGCGAGAGGCCCCAAGGGGGAAGAAACTCCATGGCAACCCCTTCGTGTTGTTATCGGTTCCCGCGCATTGCCAGAGAATGCGCACCTCAGTGATCCAACTGTTGTAAAGTTCTTAGACCTGGTTGTAGCGCTGCGTTATCTCTGGGATAAAGGCTGCAGATATGTGCTTTTAGAGGGAGGCGCGGGTCTTATTACTTCAGCGTTTGAGAGAGACATTATCGATGAATTTCATGATTATTCGGCGCCTCTATTCTTAGGATCAGGAAAGAACGCTCTCGATCACAGCATCTCTTCAACTTTGAGTACTGCCGTACATATGCATACTCAACGGGTGGAATTACTGGGAGAAGACGTCCTGCGGATCTTAGTCAGAGATCAGTAGTAATTGAGCCACTGTTAGAAGTAAGACGCGTTTGAAGTATGTGTGTATCAGGTGCCTTGCCGGGCGTCGATAGGCAATATTGCAGCACAAAATTATGGGCACGATATTCGGAGGAAAATATGTTTAGCGGAATAGTGGAAGAAGTCGGCACTGTGGTGTCCCTGGAACCACTAACAGATTCCATAGTTCTCTCTATCGCGGCACATAAGGTGCTTGAAGGGACATCACTTGGAGATTCCATAGCTGTTAACGGTGTGTGCTTAACCGTTACTGATATCCAAGAAGGATTTTTTAGTGCGGATGTTATGCAAGAATCACTTGTACGCTCTTCTTTAGGGGGGCTTACCGCAGGAACACCAGTGAATTTGGAACGCGCTTTGCGCGCCGATGGTCGCCTTGACGGGCATATTGTCCAGGGGCATGTGGACGGCACTGCGGAGCTGATATCAAAAGACCCCTCAGAGCACTGGACTGTTCTACGGTTCACACTGCCTAAAGAGCTGTCTCGCTATGTTGTAGAAAAAGGTTCGATTTCTGTGGATGGTACTTCCCTTACCGTTTCTGGTTTGGGGGAGAGCGAGGGGAATCATTGGTTTGAGGTATCCCTCATACCCACTACTTTGCAGTCGACAACCCACGGGCAATGTCAGCTGGGGGACCGCGTCAACCTCGAAGTAGACGTGTTGGCCAAATATGTGGAGCGGATGCTGACATCAAAAGTGGTTCCCCCGACGGACATCCTGAATCTGGACGCGCGCTAGAGTTATCATCGTGACTATCCATATTGACACCCCCGGTCAGACAGCTCACGATGATACTGGGCGCACTGATCGCGTCATCCTCGACTCCGTGGAAACTGCAATCGCGAATATTGCTGCGGGGAAAGCCGTTATCGTGGTTGATAACGAGGATCGTGAAAATGAAGGCGATATTATCTTTGCTGCAGAAAAAGCAACGCCTGAGCTCGTGGCATTCATGGTCCGATATTCCTCGGGATACATTTGCGCACCTTTGACAGGCGAAGATTGTGATAGGTTGGGGCTTTCCCCCATGGTCACCCATAACCAGGATATCCGAGGAACTGCGTATACGGTGACAGTAGATGCCAACACAGGCTCTACCGGTATTTCTGCTACTAGCAGGGCATATACTATTCAAAAACTATCGGATATTGCTTCAACCCCGGACGATTTTACTCGACCAGGGCACGTAGTGCCGTTGCGTGCGGTGCCTGGTGGTGTTCTTGAAAGGCCTGGTCATACAGAAGCAGCTATCGATTTGGCCAGGCTGGCAGGTTTGCGGCCTGCGGGCGTGTTGTGTGAGGTGGTGAGTGAGGACAACCCCACCGAGATGGCTAGAGGTCCAGAGCTGCGTCGATTTGCAGATAAACATGGTTTAGCTCTGATCTCTATTGATCAAATGATTGAATGGCGCACAAAGCATGATCCTGCAACAACTTCTGCGGATCCACTACATTCACGTGAGCGGGTTGCCTCCGCAGCTATAGCTGAACGAGTGACGTCCACTCGGTTGCCTACAGATTTCGGCTTTTTCACGGCCGTGGGATACCGGGCTCTTTCTGATGGAATAGAGCATGTGGCACTCGTGGTTGGGGATATTACTGACAATGACGGCACAGATGTTCTTGTTCGTGTCCATTCCGAATGCTTGACTGGTGATGTCTTTGGATCAAGACGTTGTGATTGCGGACAACAGCTCCAAGCGTCGATGAAACTGGTTCAAGAAAAAGGCCGTGGCGTGATCCTGTATTTGCGAGGTCAAGAAGGGCGTGGGATAGGCCTGGCCGAGAAACTACGGGCATATCATCTCCAGGATGGCGGAATAGACACGGTAGATGCCAACCTTGCTTTGGGGTTGCCCGCGGACGCGCGTGATTATGGCATAGCTGCTTTTATTTTGCATGACTTGGGTGTGCGGTCGGCTAACCTATTGAGCAATAACCCCAGCAAACATGAAGGCTTGACTGGTTATGGCTTGGAAGTATCTGGTCGGACACCAGTGGAAGTTGCCGTGAATGAGGATAACCTTCGCTATTTGATCACAAAGCGGGATCGGATGCGTCATGATCTGCCGTGGATCGAAACTTATGTGAGCAGTCACCACTAGAAGGAGAATTGATGAGCAAAGAGGGACTACCAGATATTGATCATATCGATGCTACAGGCTTGACTATCGGCATCGTTACCTCGACGTGGAATGCGGAAATTTGCCAGAGGTTGCATTCAGAAGCAGTAGCAGTAGCACAGCGATGCCATGCCCAGGTGATTGAGCGTCGGGTGGTAGGGGCGCTAGAACTTCCGGTAGTGGCACAGCGTTTGGCTAAGCTTTGCGAAGCGGTCGTAGCTTCAGGGTGCGTAATCCGTGGTGGAACGCCCCATTTTGACTATGTCTGCGATTCCGTCACCCAGGGGCTTACTCGGATAGCTCTTGATGAGCAGACTCCTATTGGTAATGGAGTGTTGACTACGGATACAGAAGCTCAAGCTAGAGACAGGGCCGGATTTGAAGAGTCTGTGGAAAACAAGGGAGCAGAGGCTACCGTGGCTGCGCTTCACACTGCAGTGGTGCTCCGCTCTTTAAACGATGTTTAGGATCGTCGTGGGAGTATGGTAGATCAGTAAGGTAAAATTTTTCTAAATTTTCTAGAGAGAAACAACTGAGCAGCCAACGAGTAGGCGACTGACTATGTGGCCGAGTAGGATGTTCAGCGATTCATGTAAAGCAGGTAAGGGTGCCAATGTGTCTGCTTTTGCTGATCAATGAAGACAACGTTGAGAAGGTCGTGGAGAACATACAGTGGACGCACAGTCGGAAGAAAATGTGAAACTGGGTAGCCTGGACTCCGAGACACGGTCTGGGCGTCTTACTGAGGCGGAGATTCACCAGTATGTAGCGCAAGACGCACCGCTAACCACGACTAATCCCTGGGAATTGGTGGTTACCTCCCGGAAGTTAAAAATATGGGCATGGGTAAGTGCCGCTATTGTTCTTGGGCTTCATATTTTTTTGGCGATTGTGGTTGCAATTGGGGATACCGGCACCACTGTCACATTGATTGACCAGTGGGGTTATCTCCTTGTCGGAGTTGTTTTTGCTGGGCTTTTTTTCCTCGCTTTATCTCGCCCACGGGTCCGGGTTAATAAAGATGGCGTAGATGTACGTAATTTTGTGGGATCCCGATTCTATCCCTGGGTTTTGATATACGGTTTGAATTTTCCGGAAGGAAGTCGCATGGCGCGTCTTGAACTTCCTGATTTTGAGTACGTCCCATTGTGGGCTTTCCAATCCGCAGATGGTCTTGCTGGACTACGTGCGGTAGAACGTTTCCGGGCACTTGAAGCAAACTATATGCCAGAAGATTAAGGCGCATTGTGGCTGATCCTTCAACGTATCGTCCCACCCCTGGATCCATTCCTACGGACCCAGGGGTGTACAAATTTCGAGATTCGCATGGCCGGGTAGTGTACGTGGGGAAAGCGAAGAACCTTCGCTCCCGACTGTCCAATTATTTTCAGGATTTATCTGTACTGCATCCCCGTACACGCCAGATGGTAACCACAGCATCTTCTGTGGAATGGACCGTAGTGAGCAGTGAGGTTGAAGCACTCCAATTGGAGTACACATGGATCAAGAAATTTGATCCTCGCTTCAACGTGAAATATCGCGATGATAAGACCTACCCGATGCTTGCTGTATCCGTCGGAGAAAGATTTCCTCGGGCGTTCTTCTATCGTGGTCCTCAACGTAAAGGTGTCCGCTATTTTGGTCCCTATTCTCATGCATGGGCTGTACGCGAAACCCTAGATCTATTAACGCGGGTTTTTCCCGTTCGGACGTGCTCGAAAGGTGTGTTTAATCGTCACGAGTCGCTGGGGCGCCCCTGCTTACTTGGCTATATAGATAAATGCTCTGCTCCTTGTATAGGCAGAGTGACAGAACAAGAACATCGCGATATTGTCAACGGATTTTGTTCATTTATGGCAGGAAAAACAGATGCAGTGGTGGCATCTCTGAACTCGCAGATGCTTACAGCTGCTGAGGAACTGGATTTTGAGCGTGCGGCACGGCTGAGGGATGACATTCACGCTGTGCAAAAGATTACGGAACAACAAGCCGTGGTGTTGGGGGACGGCACAGACGCTGATGTTATAGCGATTAGTGCGGATGATTTAGAAGCTTCCATTCAGCTTTTCCATGTTCGTGCAGGACGAGTCAAAGGACAGCGTGGATGGATCGTAGAACGTACAGGTGACTCAGAAGAAGAACTGCAGGAGCTTTTGCAGGCTTTTCTTATTCGCTTTTATACGGACGCAGTGGAGCTGGAGGAAGAAACGAATAAAGAAGAGGAGAACGTTATACGACGTGGGGTGGATCAGTTCTCATATGTAGATGAACATTTAAGTTCGCATCAGCTACGGGGAAGCATGATTCCTAAAGAGGTGCTTGTGGAAATCGCGCCTCTGGACTTGGAACACACTAAAGTAGCTCTTTCAGAATTACGTGGAAGCTTAGTCGATCTGCGAGTGCCGGCTCGCGGTGACAAAAGGGCGCTCATGGAGACCGTACATGCGAATGCGGTAGAAACATTACGCCAGCATAAGCTGAAACGGGTCGGTGATCTTACTGCTCGTTCGGCAGCATTGCAGGAATTGCAAGAAGCATTATTTTTGGAGGAAGCACCGCTACGGATTGAATGCATCGATATTTCTCATATCCAAGGAACGGACGTTGTTGCGTCTCTCGTCGTTTTTGAAGATGGTTTGCCCAAGAAATCAGATTATCGTAGGTACAAAATCAAAGACGCTGCGGGCGATGGGCATTCTAATGACGTGGCTTCTATCGCAGAGGTCGTGCGTCGACGGTTTATCCGGCATCACAAGGACAGACTCACTGTGCCAGAGGCCGAAGAATTTGATGGTTCTACATTTACAGATGAAACGGTAGAGCATAGTAAAAGGTTTGCGTATCCGCCGCAGTTATTCATTGTGGACGGCGGCTCGCCACAAGTGGCGGCCGCTGACGCAATCTTTGAAGAGCTCGGAGTGAACGACGTCGCGTTGGTAGGCATAGCTAAACGCTTGGAAGAGCTATGGATACCTCAGGACGATGAGCCAGTCATTCTTCCTCGTAACTCGCAAGCGATGTATTTAGTCCAACAAATACGAGATGAGGCACACCGGTTTGCTATTGCGTTTCACCGGCAGCAACGCTCCAAGAGAATGCGAACTTCTGCATTGGACAATATCAAAGGGCTCGGTCAAACACGCCGAACTGAACTGGTCAAACATTTTGGGTCGGTAAAAAAACTGAAGGCCGCGTCAGTAGAAGAGATAACCGCTGTCAAAGGGTTTGGCCCACAGCTAGCGCAGAACGTATTTGATGCTCTGCGTGCTGAATGAACGCTGAAACAGAGCAATTACTGTGGCTGTTTATCAGCGCGGGACAAGCTAGGAAGTATCTCGCTACACTGGCCTTGTGAATGTAAATTTTAAAACTGATAAAGAACCACAGATGAAGATTCCGCCCGTAGTGATTACGGGCCTCTCCGGCGCAGGACTCAGCTCTGCTGCTCGAGTACTAGAGGACATGGGCTGGTATGTTGCTCAAAATGTTCCGTCACAGTTAGTAGTTGATTTTGTCCAGTTGTGCGCTGATCCGCATTCACCGGTAGACAAAGTCGCTTTTGTTTCGGATGTTCGCTCTCGCGAGTTCAGTGGCAGTTTAGAGCAAGTGATTACGGATCTCGCCGAGCTCGGCTTGAATCCGCTTGTACTTTTCATGGATGCGCGCGACGATGTACTTATTAAGCGCTTTGACAATTTACGTCGGACACACCCTCTGCAAGGAAGCGGCACTCTGTCCATTGGTATTGAGCGTGAACGTGAAATCATGAATGAGATCAAAGAGTCGGCTGATTTAGTTATTGATACCTCTGATTTATCTGTTCATGATTTGCGCCGTTCCATTGAGTTGAATTTTGCAGGCATCGCTACAAAGATTCAGCATGTCACGGTTCAATCCTTTGGCTTCAAGCACGGATCACCGCGTGATACAGATGTGCTTGTTGACGTTCGCTTCCTCCCCAATCCTTTCTGGATTCCGGAGCTCCGACCGTTCCGTGGCGTAGATAAACCTGTGTCTGACTATGTCCTTGCTGATGAAGGTGCAAAAAAGTTCTTGGATAACTTCATCACTATGCTCTTGGATATGCAGCCTGGGTTTAAACACGAGGGAAAGAATTTTATCACTGTTTCCATCGGCTGCACAGGTGGGCATCACCGTTCAGTTGCTATTGCTGAAGAAATTGGCCGCAGATTACGGGAAGAACCGGATCTAGATGTTAGCGTGTCACACCGGGACATCCAGCGAGGATAAGAGAGTCAGGAGCATGTCATCTCAGAAAGTATCTGACTCTATCCCCTCAACAGATGGGAAGGGCCTTAAAGTAGCAAGCCTCGGCGGCGGGCATGGCCTGTTCCAGACTCTAAGAGCCGTAAGGTTGCTTGAGCCCTCTTCTATAGATGCAATCGTGACTGTTGCAGACGACGGAGGTTCTTCTGGTCGAATTCGCCGAGAACTAGGCCATGTACCTCCGGGGGATCTAAGAATGGCGCTTGCTGCGCTGGCGCCTTTTGATGATGAGGGACACATCTGGGAGCGGACTCTTCAACATCGGTTTGGTGGGCATGGCGCCTTAGCCGGCCATGCGGTGGGAAACCTACTCATCGCGGGGCTTTTTTCTACGCTGGGATGTGAAATCAAGGCGCTGGATGTCGTCGCAAAGCTTATTCGTGCTAAGGGGCGTGTCCTCCCCGTGTGCGCGGAAGCCCTGGGTATCGCAGCAGAAGTTTCTGGGTTAGACGATGACCCTCGTATTATGCGCGAAGTCAGGGGACAGGTAGCTGTGGCGTCAACCCCAGGAACGGTTCGTCGAGTGCGTCTGATTCCTGAACGTCCACGTGCTACGGAAGAGGCCATAGCTGCTATTAAGAACGCAGACGTGGTCACTTTAGGCCCAGGATCATGGTTTTCTAGCGTAATACCGCATCTTCTTACTGATGGTGTTCCAGAAGCATTAGAAGAAACACAGGCTGTGCGAGTGATAGTTCTTAATCTCACCGCAGAGCCAGGGGAGACCGCGGGGTTTAGCGCTGAGCGTCATTTACATATCCTTGCTCAACATGCGCAAAGTCTGCGAGCAGATATCGTGATGGTGGAAGCACAGATGCTTCCTAATAGCGCAGACCGTAAACATCTAGAGCGCGCCGCCCAAGCACTCGGGGCACGCGTTGCTTTCCATGATCTCAGTGAGGTGGACCAACATGGACAGGTTGTTCATCGACATGATCCAGAAAAATTGGCCCGAGCATTGCGCATAGAAGTTGACAGAGAAAAAGCGATGGATACCTCATCGTAGGAGTAGTGCACCTGTCTCTATTTCTTGATGGAAACAAGCTAAGCTAGCTTTTTGTTTCCTTGCTGATCTGTGGAAAACATTTGACTCACTAAAAGGACGGAGAATCCGTGCCCAACCTTTCGGACCAGGCTAAAGAAGAACTCATCAAAGTATCGGTGCCTCGTCAATCAGCCCGTATTGCTGAACTCGCATCCGTGATCCGCTTTGCAGGAGCTATCGACGCCGTGGCCGGGCGAGTAGTCGTAGATATAGAGGTAGGTGAGGAGGCGCTAGCCCAAAGAATCGCTGCGGAGATTAAGGACCTATTTGGTATGGAGTCGCAGGTACTTGATTTGGGTCCGCTGAATAGCAGTAGGAAGGCGCCGCGACAGGTTGTTCGAGTGGCAGACAACGCTGATAATCTCATTCGGCGAGTGGGCTTAGTAACCCGAAGCGGACATCAGGTTCGGGGTCTTCCTCCGCATATCATTGCAGGTTCTATTGCAGATTCAGAAGCGGCATGGCGGGGTGCATTCCTAGCGGCTGGAAGTCTATCTGATCCCGGTAGAACATCCGGTTTGGAGGTGGCATGTCCTTGCCAGGAGGCCTCTTTGGCTTTGGTGGGATGCGCACGCCGACTCGGTTTATCTGCGAAAACTAAAGAAACCCGCGGCGTAGAGAAGGTGGTGATCCGTGACGGGGAAGCAGTAGGCGCTTTGTTATCACGCATGGGAGCACATACGACAAGACTACTGTGGGATCAAAAGCGGCAGCGCAGGGAGTCCCGTCCAGTGGGAAATAGGTTGGCTAATTTTGATGATGCCAATCTGCGCCGTTCCGCACGTGCTGCTGTTGCTGCTGCTGCCCGTGTGGAACGTGCCATGGCCATCCTGGGGGATGACGTCCCCGATCACCTTGCGCAGGCCGGACAGCTTAGAGTGCAGCACCGTCAAGCCTCGTTAGAGGAACTTGGCCGACTTGCAGATCCGCAGATGACAAAGGACGCAGTTGCTGGACGCATACGTCGGCTGCTCTCCATGGCTGATAAGCGGGCTGAAGAACTGGGTATGCCGGATACCTCCGTGGCAGTTACGGATGATCTTCTTGATGAGGTTTAGCGCCAGCTAACACTAAAACTCCTAAATGTGGCTAGTATTACATTTAGGAGTTTTCCCCTTTCTTGTCTCAACAAAGTGCGTTAAATGTTTGTGGACTATGCTCCTCCAGTTAGGGGGTATTGCCCCAGCTCTGTGTGGATCTAAACGGGCAAGAGCGCAA
This genomic window contains:
- the rapZ gene encoding RNase adapter RapZ; protein product: MNVNFKTDKEPQMKIPPVVITGLSGAGLSSAARVLEDMGWYVAQNVPSQLVVDFVQLCADPHSPVDKVAFVSDVRSREFSGSLEQVITDLAELGLNPLVLFMDARDDVLIKRFDNLRRTHPLQGSGTLSIGIEREREIMNEIKESADLVIDTSDLSVHDLRRSIELNFAGIATKIQHVTVQSFGFKHGSPRDTDVLVDVRFLPNPFWIPELRPFRGVDKPVSDYVLADEGAKKFLDNFITMLLDMQPGFKHEGKNFITVSIGCTGGHHRSVAIAEEIGRRLREEPDLDVSVSHRDIQRG
- the ribH gene encoding 6,7-dimethyl-8-ribityllumazine synthase, which produces MSKEGLPDIDHIDATGLTIGIVTSTWNAEICQRLHSEAVAVAQRCHAQVIERRVVGALELPVVAQRLAKLCEAVVASGCVIRGGTPHFDYVCDSVTQGLTRIALDEQTPIGNGVLTTDTEAQARDRAGFEESVENKGAEATVAALHTAVVLRSLNDV
- the whiA gene encoding DNA-binding protein WhiA — encoded protein: MPNLSDQAKEELIKVSVPRQSARIAELASVIRFAGAIDAVAGRVVVDIEVGEEALAQRIAAEIKDLFGMESQVLDLGPLNSSRKAPRQVVRVADNADNLIRRVGLVTRSGHQVRGLPPHIIAGSIADSEAAWRGAFLAAGSLSDPGRTSGLEVACPCQEASLALVGCARRLGLSAKTKETRGVEKVVIRDGEAVGALLSRMGAHTTRLLWDQKRQRRESRPVGNRLANFDDANLRRSARAAVAAAARVERAMAILGDDVPDHLAQAGQLRVQHRQASLEELGRLADPQMTKDAVAGRIRRLLSMADKRAEELGMPDTSVAVTDDLLDEV
- the ribD gene encoding bifunctional diaminohydroxyphosphoribosylaminopyrimidine deaminase/5-amino-6-(5-phosphoribosylamino)uracil reductase RibD, encoding MPFGVNSQGTSLFSDYRDLNSYGLSESVIAGLYEAVAQGELAQGSTSPNPPVGAAIVSAQGDIVGVGYTQPVGGPHAEVMALQSAGGAARGATIVVTLEPCQHQGRTGPCTQALLDAGIAEVVYCLKDPGRKEGGGHEFLQKNGVRVTFLDVPVRALRPWLQAQKLQRPYVVGKSAHTVDGFIAAVDGTSQWITSEVARSYAISQRKLFDAIVVGTGTALADNPRLTARGPKGEETPWQPLRVVIGSRALPENAHLSDPTVVKFLDLVVALRYLWDKGCRYVLLEGGAGLITSAFERDIIDEFHDYSAPLFLGSGKNALDHSISSTLSTAVHMHTQRVELLGEDVLRILVRDQ
- a CDS encoding riboflavin synthase is translated as MFSGIVEEVGTVVSLEPLTDSIVLSIAAHKVLEGTSLGDSIAVNGVCLTVTDIQEGFFSADVMQESLVRSSLGGLTAGTPVNLERALRADGRLDGHIVQGHVDGTAELISKDPSEHWTVLRFTLPKELSRYVVEKGSISVDGTSLTVSGLGESEGNHWFEVSLIPTTLQSTTHGQCQLGDRVNLEVDVLAKYVERMLTSKVVPPTDILNLDAR
- the uvrC gene encoding excinuclease ABC subunit UvrC — its product is MADPSTYRPTPGSIPTDPGVYKFRDSHGRVVYVGKAKNLRSRLSNYFQDLSVLHPRTRQMVTTASSVEWTVVSSEVEALQLEYTWIKKFDPRFNVKYRDDKTYPMLAVSVGERFPRAFFYRGPQRKGVRYFGPYSHAWAVRETLDLLTRVFPVRTCSKGVFNRHESLGRPCLLGYIDKCSAPCIGRVTEQEHRDIVNGFCSFMAGKTDAVVASLNSQMLTAAEELDFERAARLRDDIHAVQKITEQQAVVLGDGTDADVIAISADDLEASIQLFHVRAGRVKGQRGWIVERTGDSEEELQELLQAFLIRFYTDAVELEEETNKEEENVIRRGVDQFSYVDEHLSSHQLRGSMIPKEVLVEIAPLDLEHTKVALSELRGSLVDLRVPARGDKRALMETVHANAVETLRQHKLKRVGDLTARSAALQELQEALFLEEAPLRIECIDISHIQGTDVVASLVVFEDGLPKKSDYRRYKIKDAAGDGHSNDVASIAEVVRRRFIRHHKDRLTVPEAEEFDGSTFTDETVEHSKRFAYPPQLFIVDGGSPQVAAADAIFEELGVNDVALVGIAKRLEELWIPQDDEPVILPRNSQAMYLVQQIRDEAHRFAIAFHRQQRSKRMRTSALDNIKGLGQTRRTELVKHFGSVKKLKAASVEEITAVKGFGPQLAQNVFDALRAE
- the rpe gene encoding ribulose-phosphate 3-epimerase — its product is MTTEARQPIIAPSILSADFSKLGEEIAEVSHADWIHVDIMDGHFVPNLSFGADITKAAHASTEQPLDVHLMIEEPEKWVDHYIDAGASCVIFHVEATSDPSALAHHIRSRGVRAGFSLRPGTTIEPYLPQLSDFDQVLVMSVEPGFGGQKFMPDQLEKVRKLRQEIDSRNLDVIIEIDGGISADTIAQAAEAGCDAFVAGSAVYKHKDRNAAIDELRELAQRAR
- a CDS encoding PH domain-containing protein gives rise to the protein MDAQSEENVKLGSLDSETRSGRLTEAEIHQYVAQDAPLTTTNPWELVVTSRKLKIWAWVSAAIVLGLHIFLAIVVAIGDTGTTVTLIDQWGYLLVGVVFAGLFFLALSRPRVRVNKDGVDVRNFVGSRFYPWVLIYGLNFPEGSRMARLELPDFEYVPLWAFQSADGLAGLRAVERFRALEANYMPED
- a CDS encoding bifunctional 3,4-dihydroxy-2-butanone-4-phosphate synthase/GTP cyclohydrolase II; this translates as MTIHIDTPGQTAHDDTGRTDRVILDSVETAIANIAAGKAVIVVDNEDRENEGDIIFAAEKATPELVAFMVRYSSGYICAPLTGEDCDRLGLSPMVTHNQDIRGTAYTVTVDANTGSTGISATSRAYTIQKLSDIASTPDDFTRPGHVVPLRAVPGGVLERPGHTEAAIDLARLAGLRPAGVLCEVVSEDNPTEMARGPELRRFADKHGLALISIDQMIEWRTKHDPATTSADPLHSRERVASAAIAERVTSTRLPTDFGFFTAVGYRALSDGIEHVALVVGDITDNDGTDVLVRVHSECLTGDVFGSRRCDCGQQLQASMKLVQEKGRGVILYLRGQEGRGIGLAEKLRAYHLQDGGIDTVDANLALGLPADARDYGIAAFILHDLGVRSANLLSNNPSKHEGLTGYGLEVSGRTPVEVAVNEDNLRYLITKRDRMRHDLPWIETYVSSHH
- a CDS encoding gluconeogenesis factor YvcK family protein; translation: MSSQKVSDSIPSTDGKGLKVASLGGGHGLFQTLRAVRLLEPSSIDAIVTVADDGGSSGRIRRELGHVPPGDLRMALAALAPFDDEGHIWERTLQHRFGGHGALAGHAVGNLLIAGLFSTLGCEIKALDVVAKLIRAKGRVLPVCAEALGIAAEVSGLDDDPRIMREVRGQVAVASTPGTVRRVRLIPERPRATEEAIAAIKNADVVTLGPGSWFSSVIPHLLTDGVPEALEETQAVRVIVLNLTAEPGETAGFSAERHLHILAQHAQSLRADIVMVEAQMLPNSADRKHLERAAQALGARVAFHDLSEVDQHGQVVHRHDPEKLARALRIEVDREKAMDTSS